Proteins from a single region of Bogoriella caseilytica:
- a CDS encoding oxidoreductase — MTSFSTADIPDMTGKTVVITGANSGLGRSNARELAARGARVILAVRDLSKGRDAAATMTGDVEVRHLDLTDLSSVRAFAENLAEPVEVLINNAGVMVPPLGRTAEGFELQFGTNHLGHFALTNLLLPRITGRVVTVSSNGHRAGSINFEDLNWNQRPYRAMQAYGQSKLANLLFSAELQRRLTAAGSPVLATSAHPGLASTNLLKSPGKRPRLEAFQQWFLHGLAQSDDDGALPTLYAAVADIPGNSYAGPGGLLQSRGAPKLVGRSRAARDGDLARRLWTVSEELTGVTFPLGSNATPA; from the coding sequence ATGACCTCTTTCTCCACCGCAGACATCCCGGACATGACCGGCAAGACCGTCGTCATCACCGGCGCCAACAGCGGCCTCGGCCGATCCAATGCCCGGGAACTCGCGGCCCGGGGCGCTCGCGTCATCCTGGCCGTGCGCGACCTCAGCAAGGGCCGGGACGCCGCCGCCACCATGACGGGCGACGTCGAGGTCCGGCACCTCGATCTCACCGATCTCTCCTCGGTGCGCGCCTTCGCCGAGAACCTCGCCGAGCCGGTGGAGGTCCTCATCAACAACGCCGGCGTGATGGTGCCACCACTGGGCCGCACCGCTGAGGGTTTCGAGCTGCAGTTCGGCACCAACCACCTCGGCCACTTCGCGCTGACCAATCTGCTCCTGCCGAGGATCACCGGGCGAGTGGTCACCGTCTCCTCCAACGGGCACCGGGCGGGATCGATCAACTTCGAGGACCTGAACTGGAATCAGCGGCCCTACCGCGCCATGCAGGCATATGGGCAGTCCAAGCTCGCCAACCTGCTGTTCTCCGCCGAACTCCAGCGCAGACTCACCGCAGCCGGCTCCCCGGTGCTCGCCACCTCGGCGCATCCCGGCCTCGCCTCCACCAACTTGCTGAAGTCCCCCGGCAAACGGCCCCGGCTCGAGGCTTTCCAGCAGTGGTTCCTGCATGGGCTCGCCCAGAGTGACGACGACGGCGCCCTGCCCACCCTGTACGCGGCCGTGGCGGACATCCCGGGTAACAGCTACGCCGGGCCGGGCGGTCTCCTGCAGAGCCGCGGCGCCCCCAAGCTGGTCGGCCGCTCCCGGGCAGCCCGCGACGGCGACCTCGCCCGCCGGCTGTGGACGGTCTCCGAGGAACTCACCGGCGTCACCTTCCCCCTGGGGAGCAACGCCACCCCCGCCTAA
- a CDS encoding TetR/AcrR family transcriptional regulator: MTEANERTYHHGRLRPALLAAAERTLREQGIEQLSLRELARDVGVSHGAPRRHFRDRQELLDALAVTGFERLDAELRSALEQAGEAFAPRLGALVHAYIRFATQDAALLELMFTSKHRPGAERVAEAASTGLTLMHEVIVQGQADGALAAGDPEKIGIVLFATMQGIATLINGDMIRPELLDGLVDAAIAQFLRGAGPA; this comes from the coding sequence GTGACTGAAGCGAACGAGCGGACCTATCATCACGGGCGGCTGCGGCCCGCCCTGCTGGCAGCCGCCGAACGCACCCTGCGGGAGCAGGGGATCGAGCAGCTCTCCTTGCGTGAGCTGGCCAGGGATGTCGGGGTGAGCCACGGGGCTCCTCGCCGGCACTTCCGCGACAGGCAGGAACTCCTCGACGCCCTCGCCGTGACCGGGTTCGAGCGCCTGGACGCCGAGCTGCGCTCCGCCCTGGAGCAGGCGGGGGAGGCATTCGCGCCCCGGCTCGGCGCTCTCGTGCATGCATACATCCGCTTCGCGACGCAGGACGCGGCGCTCCTGGAGCTCATGTTCACCAGCAAGCACCGGCCCGGCGCCGAGCGCGTAGCCGAGGCCGCATCCACCGGCTTGACCCTCATGCACGAGGTGATCGTGCAGGGCCAGGCCGACGGCGCGCTGGCCGCTGGAGACCCCGAGAAGATCGGGATCGTCCTGTTCGCCACCATGCAGGGCATCGCCACATTGATCAACGGCGACATGATCCGGCCTGAGCTGCTCGACGGCCTGGTCGACGCGGCGATCGCACAGTTCCTGCGAGGCGCCGGTCCGGCGTGA
- a CDS encoding M20/M25/M40 family metallo-hydrolase — protein sequence MTDQLARSGASLLELARNHHGDAMRLLEQMVTTESPTGDAEGVNAVSAQVVEIFAAHGAQVSEHTGEWGTHLVLEIPGRGTRADAMPVLLVGHSDTVWARGTLEDMPYRIEDGVAYGPGVFDMKSGIVVMDVGLRVAREAELDHPPVQIIIVGDEEIGSPTSQELLRDVARGVRAAIGFESPHPDGALKVGRLGSTRVRLAVTGRAAHAALDPESGINAIDELADQIVAIRAIVAAAEQAEAERSGPGGVLCNVGTIGGGGKANVVPAQAWAEIGLRFRTGEVEQEVLGALQSLTPVRAGAVLEAELLSNRPAWAAGESSAELMELVEQAAQEAGLPEVGGYPAAGAGDTNLLGSLGVPTLDGFGPRGAGAHAVHEQAVVESLDERAALLAGLLGRL from the coding sequence ATGACTGACCAACTCGCCCGATCCGGCGCCTCTCTCCTGGAACTTGCTCGCAACCACCACGGCGACGCGATGCGTCTTCTGGAGCAGATGGTCACTACCGAATCCCCCACCGGTGACGCCGAGGGCGTGAATGCGGTCAGTGCCCAGGTGGTGGAGATATTCGCCGCACACGGCGCGCAGGTAAGCGAGCACACCGGCGAATGGGGCACCCACCTGGTGCTCGAGATTCCCGGGCGCGGCACGCGAGCGGACGCGATGCCGGTGCTGCTCGTGGGGCATTCGGACACCGTCTGGGCGCGCGGCACCCTGGAGGACATGCCCTACCGGATCGAGGACGGCGTGGCGTACGGGCCGGGAGTCTTCGACATGAAGTCCGGAATCGTGGTGATGGATGTAGGGCTGCGTGTGGCGCGCGAGGCCGAGCTCGATCACCCGCCGGTGCAGATCATCATCGTGGGTGACGAGGAGATCGGCTCCCCCACCTCCCAGGAGCTGTTGCGTGACGTGGCGCGCGGGGTGCGGGCGGCGATCGGTTTCGAATCCCCCCACCCCGACGGCGCACTGAAGGTCGGCCGGCTGGGCTCGACCCGGGTGCGGCTCGCGGTGACCGGACGCGCGGCGCACGCGGCGCTGGACCCCGAGTCCGGGATCAACGCCATTGATGAGCTCGCCGATCAGATCGTGGCGATCCGTGCGATCGTGGCTGCCGCCGAGCAGGCCGAGGCAGAGCGCTCTGGCCCCGGGGGCGTGCTATGCAATGTGGGCACGATCGGCGGTGGCGGGAAAGCCAATGTGGTGCCGGCTCAGGCCTGGGCCGAGATCGGCCTGCGTTTCCGCACCGGCGAGGTGGAGCAAGAAGTGCTGGGCGCCCTGCAGTCCCTGACGCCGGTCCGCGCAGGCGCGGTACTGGAGGCGGAGCTGCTCTCGAACCGGCCCGCGTGGGCCGCGGGCGAGAGCTCCGCGGAACTGATGGAACTGGTCGAGCAGGCCGCGCAGGAGGCCGGGCTGCCCGAGGTGGGGGGCTACCCGGCGGCCGGGGCTGGTGACACCAACCTGCTGGGTTCCCTGGGGGTACCCACGCTGGATGGCTTCGGGCCGCGGGGCGCCGGCGCGCACGCGGTGCACGAGCAGGCCGTGGTGGAGTCCCTGGACGAGCGCGCCGCACTGCTGGCGGGATTGCTGGGCCGGTTGTGA
- a CDS encoding GNAT family N-acetyltransferase translates to MHSATAGPFLSTPASGSPRTDTTAVLDGGLEVRSLQRHEEFAALCQLYRKVFGYDGPDDGLNPRLLANLAAHGGTVVGAISTDGALQAFALGWTAVETDPADPHVYHFSQVAGIAPELQGRGIGRVLKNVQAAIALTRGCTRMRWTYNPLITRNAHFNLDVLGARGRWFDRDAIGPGLDRVTVEWDLEPSAGAGDDVLTPAGVAPQTVPALQVGELAQDGQALLLGLPTEPAGPHTEIGTALRGRFAEIFERGYEAVSCRRVSAPEANVAVYRFERPDA, encoded by the coding sequence ATGCACAGCGCCACCGCCGGGCCCTTCCTCTCCACCCCGGCCTCCGGTAGTCCCCGCACCGACACCACCGCCGTGCTCGACGGCGGTCTGGAGGTGCGTTCGCTCCAGCGGCACGAGGAGTTCGCCGCGCTCTGCCAGCTCTACCGCAAGGTCTTCGGCTACGACGGCCCGGACGACGGCCTGAACCCGCGCCTGCTCGCCAACCTCGCCGCCCATGGCGGCACCGTGGTGGGCGCGATCTCCACCGACGGCGCGCTGCAGGCCTTCGCCCTGGGCTGGACGGCCGTCGAGACCGATCCTGCCGATCCGCACGTGTACCACTTCTCGCAGGTGGCCGGTATCGCCCCGGAACTACAGGGTCGCGGCATCGGTCGGGTGTTGAAGAACGTGCAGGCTGCGATCGCCCTCACCCGGGGTTGTACCCGCATGCGCTGGACCTACAACCCCCTCATCACCCGCAATGCCCACTTCAATCTCGACGTGCTCGGCGCGCGCGGCCGCTGGTTCGACCGTGACGCCATCGGCCCGGGCCTGGACCGCGTCACCGTGGAGTGGGACCTCGAGCCCAGTGCGGGCGCCGGCGACGACGTGCTCACCCCGGCCGGCGTCGCGCCGCAGACGGTGCCAGCGCTGCAGGTCGGTGAGCTCGCCCAGGACGGGCAGGCCCTGTTGCTCGGGCTGCCTACCGAGCCGGCCGGCCCGCACACCGAGATCGGCACGGCGCTCCGTGGCCGATTCGCGGAGATCTTCGAGCGCGGCTACGAGGCGGTCTCCTGCCGCCGGGTGAGCGCCCCAGAAGCGAACGTAGCGGTCTACCGTTTCGAGCGGCCGGACGCATGA
- a CDS encoding MurR/RpiR family transcriptional regulator — MSAEGTKPGTAEPDTTTGTTAEAPDTELRSPADRYGARMASVRAGVAANQLQSRVIRQERETLNEVWAAVAEDHSVARAAAVVVGARRRYVTGAGRSAVFARLLEFDLSYGLSQVYLVDGEGGRAMDVLADVRATDVLIAFSVRRYRRDTARFVQEYTRRGGSVVAITDSPDSPLLPHATEAVVVPTTSASVTDSATAMVTVIHLLTALTTASAKGARRRLAERDTLARNLELY; from the coding sequence ATGAGCGCCGAAGGCACGAAGCCTGGCACCGCCGAGCCCGACACCACCACTGGCACCACCGCCGAGGCCCCCGACACCGAGCTGCGCTCACCGGCCGACCGCTACGGCGCCCGCATGGCCTCCGTGCGTGCGGGCGTGGCCGCCAACCAGCTGCAGTCCCGCGTCATCCGCCAGGAGCGCGAGACCCTCAACGAGGTCTGGGCCGCCGTTGCCGAGGACCATTCGGTGGCCCGTGCGGCCGCCGTCGTCGTCGGCGCCCGGCGGCGTTACGTCACCGGCGCTGGCCGCTCCGCGGTCTTCGCCCGGCTGCTGGAGTTCGACCTCTCCTACGGCCTCTCCCAGGTCTACCTCGTGGACGGCGAGGGCGGGCGGGCCATGGACGTCCTCGCCGACGTGCGCGCCACCGACGTCCTGATCGCCTTCTCGGTGCGCCGCTACCGGCGCGATACCGCACGCTTCGTCCAGGAGTACACCCGGCGCGGTGGGAGCGTGGTCGCCATCACCGACTCGCCCGACTCGCCGCTCCTGCCGCACGCCACCGAGGCCGTCGTCGTCCCCACCACCTCCGCCTCGGTCACCGACTCGGCCACCGCCATGGTCACCGTCATCCACCTGCTCACCGCCCTGACCACCGCCTCGGCCAAGGGGGCGCGCCGCCGTCTGGCCGAGCGCGACACCCTCGCCAGAAACCTGGAGTTGTACTGA
- the menC gene encoding o-succinylbenzoate synthase, whose amino-acid sequence MRVTEIVLHDVELPLVHSFETSSHRKSSLRHLLVEMTGEEDGKTVTGWGEIASPSGPFYASETTSIAWDVARQYLIPTVLGSEWDHPDEVDGYYAKIRGHFFAKAGINMAAWSLWTAARGVPLAQALGGTRESVVAGVSLGIEPTLDELVAQVDKHVAAGYPRVKLKIAPGWDVEPVRAVRATYPDLDVHVDANGAYPGSADAEEAFAVFRELDPFGLTMIEQPFHPRNLLDHARLAEQIETPVCLDESVETLHELRTAVELKAGSILNIKVSRMGGLTVAREAHRIASEAGWPVWCGGMHEFGVGRLANVAISSLPGFSLPSDVSASEKYYARDIISPPVTAEQGVVTVPGVAGLGAEVLPEVVAENETRQERFKA is encoded by the coding sequence ATGCGCGTCACCGAAATCGTGCTGCACGACGTCGAGCTGCCCCTGGTCCACTCTTTCGAGACCTCCTCGCACCGCAAATCCTCCCTGCGTCACCTGCTGGTGGAGATGACCGGTGAGGAGGACGGCAAGACCGTGACTGGATGGGGCGAGATCGCCTCGCCGTCGGGGCCCTTCTACGCCTCGGAGACCACCTCGATCGCCTGGGATGTGGCGCGGCAGTACCTGATCCCGACGGTGTTGGGCAGCGAGTGGGACCACCCCGACGAGGTCGATGGCTACTACGCCAAGATCCGCGGGCATTTCTTCGCCAAGGCCGGGATCAACATGGCGGCGTGGTCGCTGTGGACTGCCGCCCGGGGTGTGCCTTTGGCTCAGGCGCTGGGCGGCACGCGCGAGTCCGTGGTGGCCGGGGTCTCGCTCGGCATCGAGCCGACCCTCGACGAGCTGGTCGCGCAGGTGGACAAGCACGTGGCCGCCGGATACCCGCGGGTGAAGCTGAAGATCGCGCCCGGCTGGGATGTGGAGCCCGTGCGCGCGGTGCGCGCGACCTACCCGGACCTGGACGTGCACGTGGACGCCAACGGCGCCTACCCCGGTTCGGCCGACGCCGAGGAGGCCTTCGCGGTGTTCCGCGAGCTCGACCCCTTCGGCCTGACCATGATCGAACAGCCCTTCCACCCCCGGAACCTGCTCGACCACGCGCGACTCGCCGAGCAGATCGAGACCCCGGTGTGCCTGGACGAATCGGTGGAGACCCTCCACGAGCTCCGCACCGCTGTGGAGCTCAAGGCCGGATCGATCCTGAACATCAAGGTCTCACGCATGGGCGGGCTGACCGTGGCGCGCGAAGCACACCGGATCGCCTCCGAGGCCGGATGGCCGGTGTGGTGCGGCGGCATGCACGAGTTCGGCGTGGGGCGGCTCGCGAACGTGGCGATCTCCTCACTGCCGGGCTTCTCCCTGCCCTCGGACGTCTCGGCCTCGGAGAAGTACTACGCCCGCGACATCATCAGCCCGCCGGTGACCGCCGAGCAGGGCGTGGTGACGGTGCCTGGTGTGGCCGGCCTGGGCGCCGAGGTGCTGCCCGAGGTGGTGGCAGAGAACGAGACCCGCCAGGAGCGGTTCAAGGCGTAA
- a CDS encoding 2-hydroxyacid dehydrogenase — protein MIVPSEEIAGAIAEAGVDVETVVWRQDSADEVPAGELLIGVRPSNPEASERLGEIEGLRHIHVPSLGFEWVEEYVPEGVTLSNSAGTIEEGTAELTLAMILAVLREIPQAVDQQREGRWDAGFTASSLQGARVLMLGYGGVGQAIARRIEAFAPESITPVGSRAREENGTHIHGADELPELLPQADVVVVSLPHTDKTAGLVDADFLAAMPDGALLANIGRGPVVDTQALLAELSTERLRAALDVTDPEPLPDGHPLWSAPGCLILPHVGGATSKVWELTLDLIVEQTRRMAAGEDPRNIVER, from the coding sequence GTGATCGTGCCTTCTGAGGAGATTGCCGGCGCCATTGCCGAGGCCGGCGTGGACGTCGAGACCGTGGTGTGGCGCCAGGACTCAGCTGACGAGGTGCCGGCCGGTGAGTTGCTGATCGGCGTGCGCCCCAGCAACCCGGAGGCCTCGGAGCGCCTCGGTGAGATCGAGGGGCTGCGGCACATCCACGTGCCCTCGCTGGGCTTCGAGTGGGTGGAGGAGTACGTGCCCGAGGGCGTCACGCTCTCGAACTCGGCGGGCACCATCGAGGAGGGCACCGCGGAGCTGACGCTGGCGATGATTCTCGCGGTGCTCCGCGAGATTCCGCAGGCGGTGGACCAGCAACGGGAGGGCCGCTGGGACGCGGGCTTCACCGCGAGCTCCCTCCAGGGCGCCCGCGTGCTGATGCTCGGCTACGGCGGCGTGGGCCAGGCCATCGCGCGGCGGATCGAGGCCTTCGCGCCGGAGTCGATCACGCCGGTGGGCTCGCGCGCGCGGGAGGAGAACGGCACGCACATCCACGGCGCCGACGAGCTCCCGGAGCTGTTGCCGCAGGCCGACGTCGTGGTGGTGAGCCTCCCGCACACGGACAAGACCGCCGGCCTGGTGGACGCGGACTTCCTGGCCGCCATGCCCGACGGCGCGCTGCTGGCGAACATCGGCCGCGGCCCGGTGGTCGACACCCAGGCGCTGCTGGCCGAGCTGAGCACCGAGCGCCTGCGCGCGGCGCTGGATGTCACCGACCCGGAGCCGCTACCGGACGGGCACCCGCTGTGGTCGGCGCCGGGCTGCCTGATCCTGCCGCATGTGGGCGGGGCGACGTCGAAGGTCTGGGAGCTGACGCTGGATCTCATTGTGGAGCAGACCCGGCGCATGGCCGCGGGCGAAGACCCCCGCAACATCGTCGAGCGGTAG
- a CDS encoding aminodeoxychorismate lyase, which translates to MSQPVLVLIDPVTPTSAPSAERLRIVPADQPIVTAADLGVTRGDGIFEVIGAVRGQMQATEAHLTRLSRSARMLDMPEPDLAIVEEASRLALAEHEPVEQLWIKIIVTRGVEGSGHPTAWVYAFEGEDSSAAQRDGIAVVRLDRGYRSDVAATSPWLLAGAKTLSYAVNKAVGREAKRRGADDVIFTSSDGYVLEGPTSTVIARFGTTLVTPPPEDLGILPGTTQAALFEIAGELGYATEYRALRSAELEGADGLWLVSSGQQIRPVNTLDGLEINRDRELDDALLEKLLYRTH; encoded by the coding sequence GTGTCTCAGCCTGTGCTCGTCCTCATTGATCCCGTCACGCCTACCTCGGCCCCCAGCGCGGAGCGGCTGCGCATCGTCCCGGCCGATCAACCCATCGTGACCGCCGCCGACCTCGGCGTCACCCGCGGCGACGGCATCTTCGAGGTCATCGGCGCCGTGCGGGGCCAGATGCAGGCCACCGAGGCGCACCTGACCCGGCTGAGTCGCTCGGCCCGGATGCTCGACATGCCCGAGCCCGACCTCGCGATCGTCGAGGAGGCCTCCCGGCTCGCGCTGGCCGAGCACGAGCCGGTGGAGCAGCTGTGGATCAAGATCATCGTCACCCGCGGCGTCGAGGGCAGCGGCCACCCCACGGCCTGGGTCTACGCCTTCGAAGGCGAGGACAGCTCCGCCGCGCAGCGGGACGGCATCGCGGTGGTGCGGCTCGACCGGGGCTACCGCTCCGACGTCGCCGCCACCTCGCCGTGGCTGCTGGCCGGCGCGAAGACCCTGTCCTACGCCGTCAACAAGGCCGTGGGCCGCGAAGCCAAGCGCCGCGGCGCGGACGACGTCATCTTCACCTCCAGTGACGGTTACGTGCTCGAAGGCCCGACGTCGACCGTGATCGCGCGCTTCGGCACCACCTTGGTCACCCCGCCGCCGGAGGACCTTGGCATCCTGCCCGGCACCACGCAGGCGGCGCTGTTCGAGATCGCCGGCGAGCTCGGCTACGCCACCGAGTACCGGGCGCTGCGGTCCGCGGAACTCGAGGGCGCCGACGGGCTCTGGCTGGTCTCCTCCGGCCAGCAGATCCGGCCGGTCAACACCCTGGACGGCCTCGAGATCAACCGGGATCGCGAGCTGGACGACGCGCTGCTGGAGAAGCTGCTGTACCGGACGCACTGA
- a CDS encoding penicillin acylase family protein, with the protein MTSGIVRDGAAAANAPVTEGVMAEAAEAEVPVAEVVVAGLRGPAEITIDRWGVPHIDAGSAHDAFVAQGFSAARDRLFQMETWRRAGLGRLAEVFGAGYLERDRAARLFLFRGDLEQEWASYGAGSGGDAGGRSGEAAGVPARAAVESFTAGVNAWIALCEQRPELLPPEFAALGFRPEAWSPADVVRIRAHGRFGNAENELARLLTLRDGGPEAEDLRVLRQPDAPVRIAPEIQRIWHALDASVLDTYRLARAPVTLPHAGGDGAAGAEPAGEPAEAAHAAEPAHADHAQGEGSNNWVIAGHRTATGRPLLASDPHRVISAPALRHLTHLRCPDFDVVGATEPMMPGVSIGHNADVAFGLTILPIDVEDLCIYELSAQGGTPPPATTADGAGPAPGAQLRYRRDGQWLDFERVTESIPVAGASAAVSDLLFTHDGPVLHLDPENGFAVALRAAWLEPGMTPYLGALAFLGVRNAEEFRAAMPAWGSPGANHVYADVAGSFGRIGAGRVPARDGTDGTVPAAGGVTWTGAVGAHELIDEHRPERGWSTSSNQYSVPPDSPAGHTAPLITRDWALPFRHERVCERLAGHSGWTLQEARELQGDLLSLPAWQAVELLRQMPVTLDAADPGAAALSMLLAWDGVMSVESRAARVAERWLRRHLRPALIRARLAASLPAACLEDAVRRAAADVAFPDHRITLTLLAESIATEDGATLVLTTLRGAYQALEAELGAPSPAWAWGDFHRSVFRHPLGPAGSPPDAPWPGSAETVSMASYDAQGVTQVGASFAVVMDVGDWDAALAISAPGQSADLRSPHANDLVDLWRSGGSFPLLYSAGAIAAHAEHRLVLRPAR; encoded by the coding sequence GTGACCAGCGGGATCGTGCGGGACGGGGCGGCAGCGGCCAACGCACCGGTCACGGAGGGGGTCATGGCGGAGGCGGCCGAGGCCGAGGTGCCCGTGGCGGAGGTGGTCGTGGCCGGGCTGCGCGGCCCGGCGGAGATCACGATCGACCGTTGGGGTGTGCCGCATATCGACGCCGGATCCGCACACGACGCCTTCGTGGCCCAAGGGTTCTCCGCGGCGCGCGACCGGCTCTTCCAGATGGAGACGTGGCGCCGCGCCGGCCTGGGACGGCTCGCGGAAGTCTTCGGAGCGGGGTACCTCGAGCGCGATCGCGCCGCCCGGCTCTTCCTCTTCCGCGGTGACCTGGAGCAGGAGTGGGCGAGCTACGGCGCCGGGAGCGGCGGGGATGCCGGCGGGCGCAGTGGCGAGGCCGCCGGCGTTCCGGCCCGGGCCGCCGTCGAGTCCTTCACTGCCGGGGTCAACGCCTGGATCGCGCTGTGCGAGCAGCGCCCGGAGCTGCTGCCACCGGAGTTCGCGGCCCTGGGCTTCCGCCCCGAGGCCTGGAGCCCTGCCGACGTGGTGCGCATCCGGGCACATGGCCGGTTCGGCAATGCGGAGAATGAGCTGGCCCGTCTGCTCACCCTGCGCGACGGCGGGCCGGAGGCCGAGGACCTGCGCGTGCTGCGCCAGCCGGACGCCCCGGTGCGGATCGCTCCGGAGATCCAGCGGATCTGGCACGCCCTGGACGCCTCGGTGCTCGACACCTACCGCCTCGCGCGCGCCCCGGTGACGCTCCCGCATGCCGGCGGCGACGGCGCTGCTGGGGCAGAGCCCGCTGGCGAGCCAGCTGAAGCCGCGCACGCCGCTGAGCCCGCGCACGCCGATCATGCGCAGGGCGAGGGCTCGAACAACTGGGTGATCGCCGGCCACCGCACGGCCACCGGCCGTCCATTGCTCGCCTCCGACCCGCACCGGGTGATCTCGGCTCCGGCGCTGCGGCACCTGACGCACCTGCGCTGCCCGGACTTCGACGTCGTCGGGGCGACCGAGCCGATGATGCCGGGGGTCTCGATCGGCCACAACGCAGACGTCGCCTTCGGCCTGACGATCCTGCCCATCGACGTCGAGGACCTCTGCATCTACGAGCTCAGCGCCCAAGGGGGAACACCACCCCCCGCCACGACGGCCGACGGCGCAGGGCCAGCCCCCGGCGCCCAACTCCGCTACCGCCGCGACGGCCAGTGGCTGGACTTCGAGCGAGTCACCGAGTCCATCCCCGTGGCCGGCGCATCCGCCGCCGTCAGCGACCTGCTGTTCACACACGACGGCCCGGTGCTGCACCTCGACCCCGAGAACGGCTTCGCCGTCGCCCTCCGCGCGGCATGGCTGGAACCGGGGATGACGCCCTACCTCGGGGCGCTGGCCTTCCTAGGGGTGCGCAATGCCGAGGAGTTCCGCGCCGCCATGCCGGCCTGGGGCAGTCCGGGGGCGAATCATGTGTACGCCGACGTCGCGGGCAGCTTCGGCCGGATCGGAGCGGGTCGGGTACCCGCACGCGACGGCACGGACGGCACCGTGCCCGCGGCCGGCGGCGTCACCTGGACCGGCGCAGTCGGCGCGCACGAACTGATCGACGAGCACCGTCCCGAGCGGGGCTGGTCGACGTCGTCCAATCAGTACTCCGTGCCGCCGGACTCCCCGGCTGGTCACACGGCACCCCTGATCACCCGGGACTGGGCCCTGCCCTTCCGGCACGAACGCGTCTGCGAACGCCTCGCCGGCCACAGCGGCTGGACCCTGCAGGAAGCCCGCGAACTGCAGGGCGATCTGCTCTCCCTGCCGGCATGGCAGGCGGTGGAACTGCTGCGCCAGATGCCGGTGACGCTCGATGCCGCCGATCCCGGCGCAGCCGCCCTGTCGATGTTGCTGGCCTGGGACGGCGTCATGAGCGTGGAGTCGCGCGCCGCCCGGGTGGCCGAACGATGGCTGCGGCGCCATCTGCGGCCCGCGCTGATCCGAGCGCGCCTGGCCGCCTCCCTGCCGGCCGCATGCCTGGAGGATGCCGTGCGCCGGGCCGCAGCGGACGTCGCCTTCCCCGACCACCGCATCACGCTGACGCTGCTGGCCGAGTCCATCGCCACCGAGGACGGCGCCACCCTGGTACTCACCACCCTGCGCGGGGCCTACCAGGCACTGGAGGCGGAGCTGGGCGCCCCCTCGCCGGCCTGGGCCTGGGGGGACTTCCACCGCTCGGTGTTCCGGCATCCCCTGGGGCCCGCGGGTTCTCCGCCCGATGCCCCCTGGCCCGGCAGCGCCGAGACGGTTTCGATGGCCAGCTACGACGCGCAGGGTGTCACGCAGGTGGGGGCGAGCTTCGCCGTGGTCATGGACGTGGGCGACTGGGACGCGGCCCTGGCGATCTCCGCGCCCGGGCAGTCCGCCGATCTGCGCAGCCCGCACGCCAACGATCTGGTGGACCTCTGGCGCTCCGGCGGCTCCTTCCCGCTGCTGTACTCCGCGGGCGCCATCGCCGCGCACGCCGAGCACCGCCTGGTGCTGCGCCCGGCGCGCTGA
- a CDS encoding NAD(P)-dependent oxidoreductase, whose amino-acid sequence MSAAEHRSPGGARWRALVPEERFAEAMAAAGLDVEVVLWGPDSPEPAPAADLLITARPTSPENFPRVREIAGLRHVHLLSLGYEWVVPQLPDGVSLSNSKGSVEDATAELTLALVLAALREIPRAVEQHRDELWSGTHFSDSLHGARVLILGYGGVGTAVARRLEGFAPASVTAVASQARIDDDGTAIHGVDELPELLPEMDVVIVTLPHSAATEGLVGAGFLGALRDGALLVNVGRGKVVDTAALVTELEAGRLRAALDVTDPEPLPAGHPLWRVPGCLITPHVGGNTHQFERLAISQAVEQARRMVDGVPLQNLVHL is encoded by the coding sequence GTGAGCGCAGCGGAGCACCGATCGCCTGGCGGGGCGCGGTGGCGCGCCCTGGTGCCCGAGGAGCGTTTCGCCGAGGCGATGGCGGCAGCGGGCCTGGACGTCGAGGTGGTGCTGTGGGGGCCGGACTCCCCCGAACCCGCACCGGCAGCAGACCTGCTGATCACCGCGCGACCGACGTCGCCGGAGAACTTCCCGCGCGTGCGTGAGATCGCGGGCTTGCGCCACGTGCACCTGCTCTCCCTCGGATACGAATGGGTGGTGCCGCAACTGCCGGACGGGGTCAGCCTGTCGAACTCCAAGGGCTCAGTGGAGGACGCCACGGCGGAACTGACCCTGGCCCTGGTGCTGGCGGCGCTGCGCGAGATCCCCCGCGCAGTGGAACAGCACCGCGACGAGTTGTGGTCCGGCACCCACTTCTCCGACTCCCTGCACGGCGCGCGCGTGCTGATCCTCGGTTACGGCGGAGTCGGCACGGCAGTGGCACGACGGCTGGAGGGTTTCGCGCCCGCCTCGGTCACCGCGGTGGCCTCCCAGGCGCGGATCGACGACGACGGCACCGCCATCCACGGGGTGGACGAGCTGCCCGAGCTGCTCCCCGAGATGGACGTGGTGATCGTGACCCTGCCGCACTCGGCGGCCACTGAGGGCCTGGTGGGCGCCGGGTTCCTGGGCGCCCTGCGCGACGGCGCACTGCTGGTGAACGTCGGCCGCGGCAAGGTGGTGGACACCGCCGCGCTCGTCACGGAGCTCGAGGCCGGGCGCCTGCGTGCCGCCCTCGACGTCACCGACCCCGAACCGCTACCGGCCGGCCATCCGCTGTGGCGGGTACCGGGCTGCCTGATCACCCCGCACGTGGGCGGCAACACCCACCAGTTCGAGCGCCTGGCGATCTCCCAGGCGGTGGAGCAGGCGCGGCGGATGGTCGATGGCGTGCCGCTGCAGAACCTCGTGCACCTGTGA